In the genome of Chryseobacterium sp. 52, the window ATTCATAAGGGCAATCAATGTATTATCAATTTAAATAATAAACAACAAATTATATTAAACTCTTTTGAAATTCTAGAATATGAAGATTTAATGAAAAAATTATTTATTGCTAACAATCAATCTGTTAATAATAATTATGAAATTAAAAATGAAGGGTATGTCGTTCTGATAATGATTTCATTACTTATTGTAGTGTTGGTTATTTTCACAATTTTCAGGTAGTATGGTAATCAATATTTATTAATTTTGTAGTTTCACTTCATTGAAAAAGCATTGACTTCACTGGATTAAAAATTAAACATTTTATGCTTTCAATCTGCTCTTCAGTCTTATATTTCACGCTGATAGAAATTTTAAAACCACACCATGTTTAAAACTAAACATTCATAAAAAAACTACATCTATGAAACCTGAAAATCTGGCAGAATTAAGCGACCAGGACCTTCTTCAGAAAATAAAAAAAATGAAGAACAATAAAATAATCGATGCTGTAATCATTGGATTTACTATTGGAATTGTGGTGTACAGTGCTGTAAAAAACGGATTTGGCTTTTTTACTTTCTTTCCTTTAATATTAACATATATCATCGTGAGAAATTCGAAAAATAATAAAATCTTAGAAACAGAAATTCAAAAAGAACTCAACTCGCGAAACGTAAAATAAAAATTGGGCAGAAGCTGTCAAAATATACTATAC includes:
- a CDS encoding FUSC family protein; its protein translation is MKPENLAELSDQDLLQKIKKMKNNKIIDAVIIGFTIGIVVYSAVKNGFGFFTFFPLILTYIIVRNSKNNKILETEIQKELNSRNVK